DNA from Eubalaena glacialis isolate mEubGla1 chromosome 2, mEubGla1.1.hap2.+ XY, whole genome shotgun sequence:
atattgagcacatgagctgtttatatattttggagattaatcctttgtccattgattcgtttgcaaatactttctcccattctgagggttgtctttttgtcttgtttatggtttcctttgctgtgcaaaagcttttaagtttcattaggtcccatttgtttatttttgtttttatttccattactctaggaggtggatcagaaaagatcttgctgtgatttatgtcaaggagtgttcctcctatgttttcctctaagagttttatagtgtccggtcttacatttaggtctctaatccattttgagtttatttttgtgtatggtgttagggagtgttctaatttcattcttttacatgtagctgtccagttttcccagcaccacttgttgaagagactgtctttcctccattgtatatccttgccttctttgtcatagattagttgaccataggtgtgtgggtttacctctgggctttctatcttgttccattgatctatgtttctgtttttgtgccagtaccatattgtcttgattactgtagctttgtagtatagtctgaattcagggagtctgattcctccagctccatttttttccctcaagactgctttgtctattcggggtcttttgtgtctccatacaaattttaagatttttttgttctagttccataaaaaatgccattggtaatttgatagggattgcattgaatctgtagtttgctttgggtagtatagtcattttcacaatattgattcttccaatccaagaacatggtatatctctccagctgttggtatcatctttaatttctttcatcagtgtcttatagttttctgcatacaggtcttttgtctccctaggaaggtttattcctaggtattttattctttttgttgcaatggtaaatgggagtgtttccttaatttctctttcagatttttcatcattagtgtataggaatgcaagagatttccgtgcattaattttgtatcctgcaactttaccaaattcattgattagctctagtagttttctggtggcatctttaggattctctatagtatcatgtcatctgcaaacagtgacagttttacttcttcttttccaatttgtattccttttacttgtttttcttctctgattgccgtggctaggacttccaaaactatgttgaataatagcggtgagagtggacatccttgtcttgttcctgatcttggaggaaatgctttcagtttttcaccattgagaatgatgtttgctgtgggtttgtcatatatggcctttattatgttgaggtaggttctctctatgcccactttctggagagtttttatcataaatgggtgttgaattttgtcaaaagctttttctgcatctattgagatgatcatatggttttcattcttcaatttgttaatatggtgtatcacattgattgatttgcatatattgaagaatccttgcatccctgggataaatcccacttgatcatggtgtatgatccttttaatgtgttgttggattctgtttgctagtattttgttgaggatttttgcatctatattcatcagtgatattggtctgtaattttctttttttgtagtacctttgtctggttttggtatcagggtgatggtggcctcatagaatgagtttgggagtgttctttcctccacaattttttggaagagtttgagaaggatgggtgttagctcttctctaaatgtttgatagaattcacctgtgaagccatctggtcctggaatttttttttttttttttgcacaaaatTAATGTTTATTCCACCTTTGTGTCATATTCCTGGATCCTTCACCAATGTTacatgaggaaaaaaacaaaagcaaaacaaatgaaaaactgaaatcagaaTCACTAATGTTATGAAGTAcggaaacaaataaattaaaatctagCAGCCATCAGCAAGAGTACAGCACAGACAAtgctgtaaaaagaaacaaagaaaattgttAGAAAACTGTATGTATCATAGTCTTTCAAACCAGCAAAATATGCTCCTGCATACAATGGAACATAAACAGAATCGTTCTCTTGTAaggtatagaaatgcaaattcttttctttaatattgtaGATGGGTCAAATGTGTTTGTAATCGTTAATTCTTTTAAGCTATTACAGAGTGGGCCAGGAACACATTTATGGATTCTGGGGACGATGTGTACTGTAATTCTTTGATTGGGATAGTGGACACtctagccaaaattaaaaaaaaaaaaaatatgaacacagAAGTACAAGACAAAGGCAAATGAGACTTCTCTTATATCTTAGCAACATTTGGATGGAAATCAAATTTAAATGCAGTCCACTCTGCTTTTGAAGAGGCTTTGGTTCAGCTCCCAAACCTCGATTGCTTGAAGCAGTCTCCTATGAGAATACTCGGAAGGTGTCTTCTTAAACAACAAACTTATTTTTAGTGGTGGAGCTGCTCTTAGTAGCTGTGTCTGCATGGGACTGATAACCAATCACTATCTTTGGAGGAGGTCCTAACCTTTCCTTGTATACCCTCCCTATATGTGTAACAGCTTCTCTGTTTTCACATTCAGTAGTCCATATTGCTATTTTGTCACCTTTAGCTCCAACATTAACCACAGCTCCACATACATCATCACTGTAGTCATAAAAAGATCCTCCAATAAGGCACAGCTGTGTCTCTAGCCAAAAGCAATTGAGGTCACTTCGTCTCTGCTGTTTGTTCAATGTAATTAGCCATCGTCCTCCTcgtttgtttttctcatcttcccaCATAGGCTCAATACCATCCTTAAAAAGTGAGTAGTCACAGCCAGGCATTAAATTACTAGACAACTGGATATGGTTTTACAGAGCCTAAAAGTCTTCAACAGTATCAAACTTAGAGATCAGCCAAAGGTTTGCTTGCCAagttttgcttttatcatttttaaaaaaccagagtGCCCATCTGTTCTGTAAAGGATGTTTAATATAGT
Protein-coding regions in this window:
- the LOC133084275 gene encoding LOW QUALITY PROTEIN: eukaryotic translation initiation factor 4E-like (The sequence of the model RefSeq protein was modified relative to this genomic sequence to represent the inferred CDS: substituted 2 bases at 2 genomic stop codons), producing MATVEPETTPTPNPPPTEEEKTESNQEVANPEHYIKHPLQNRWALWFFKNDKSKTWQANLWLISKFDTVEDFXALXNHIQLSSNLMPGCDYSLFKDGIEPMWEDEKNKRGGRWLITLNKQQRRSDLNCFWLETQLCLIGGSFYDYSDDVCGAVVNVGAKGDKIAIWTTECENREAVTHIGRVYKERLGPPPKIVIGYQSHADTATKSSSTTKNKFVV